One segment of Streptomyces sp. YIM 121038 DNA contains the following:
- a CDS encoding ectoine synthase, translated as MIVRSFKDIEGTDRHVKAKSGTWESKRILLAKERVGFSLHETILYAGTETAMWYANHVEAVVCTRGEAELTDHTNGETYRITPGTMYLLDGHEKHTLRVKEDFHCLCVFNPPVTGREDHDENGVYPLLTEPDPE; from the coding sequence GTGATCGTCCGCTCGTTCAAGGACATCGAAGGCACCGACCGGCACGTGAAGGCCAAGTCGGGCACCTGGGAGAGCAAGCGCATCCTGCTCGCCAAGGAGCGCGTCGGCTTCTCGCTGCACGAGACCATCCTGTACGCGGGTACGGAGACCGCCATGTGGTACGCGAACCACGTGGAGGCCGTGGTCTGCACCCGGGGCGAGGCGGAGCTCACCGACCACACCAACGGTGAGACGTACCGCATCACCCCCGGCACCATGTACCTGCTCGACGGGCACGAGAAGCACACGCTGCGCGTCAAGGAGGACTTCCACTGCCTGTGCGTCTTCAACCCGCCGGTGACGGGCCGTGAGGACCACGACGAGAACGGCGTCTACCCGCTGCTCACCGAGCCGGACCCCGAGTAG
- the thpD gene encoding ectoine hydroxylase, giving the protein MTTAPERTGDLYPTRGAEEVLVERKDPVVWSAPGTPGPFTDEDLAGFDRDGFLAVEQLLTPDEVGTYHAELERLVNDPAMRADERSVVEPRSQEIRSIFEVHRISEVFARLAADPRVAGRARQILGSDVYVHQSRINVKPGFGASGFYWHSDFETWHAEDGLPNMRTVSVSIALTRNHDTNGGLMIMPGSHRTFLGCAGETPKDNYKKSLQMQDAGTPSDEALTGLAAEYGIKLFTGAAGSATWFDCNAMHGSGDNITPYPRSNVFIVFNSVENAAVEPFAAPVRRPEFIGARDFTPVK; this is encoded by the coding sequence ATGACCACCGCACCCGAACGCACCGGCGATCTGTACCCGACCCGAGGCGCCGAGGAGGTGCTCGTCGAGCGCAAGGACCCCGTGGTGTGGTCCGCGCCGGGCACGCCGGGGCCGTTCACGGACGAGGACCTCGCGGGGTTCGACCGGGACGGGTTCCTCGCCGTCGAGCAGCTGCTCACGCCCGACGAGGTCGGCACGTACCACGCGGAGCTCGAACGGCTGGTCAACGACCCCGCGATGCGTGCGGACGAGCGCTCCGTCGTGGAGCCGCGGTCCCAGGAGATCCGGTCCATCTTCGAGGTGCACCGGATCAGCGAGGTCTTCGCGCGCCTGGCCGCCGACCCGCGCGTGGCGGGGCGGGCCCGGCAGATCCTCGGCTCGGACGTGTACGTCCACCAGTCGCGGATCAATGTGAAGCCGGGCTTCGGGGCCTCCGGGTTCTACTGGCACTCGGACTTCGAGACCTGGCACGCGGAGGACGGCCTGCCGAACATGCGGACCGTCTCGGTGTCGATCGCGCTCACCAGGAACCACGACACCAACGGCGGGCTCATGATCATGCCGGGCTCGCACCGGACGTTCCTTGGCTGCGCGGGCGAGACGCCGAAGGACAACTACAAGAAGTCCCTGCAGATGCAGGACGCGGGCACCCCGTCGGACGAGGCGCTGACCGGCCTCGCGGCCGAGTACGGCATCAAGCTGTTCACGGGCGCGGCGGGTTCGGCGACGTGGTTCGACTGCAACGCCATGCACGGCTCGGGCGACAACATCACGCCCTATCCGCGCTCGAACGTCTTCATCGTGTTCAACAGCGTGGAGAACGCGGCGGTGGAGCCGTTCGCGGCGCCGGTGCGGCGGCCCGAGTTCATCGGCGCGCGGGACTTCACACCGGTGAAGTGA